One genomic region from Acidobacteriota bacterium encodes:
- a CDS encoding helix-turn-helix domain-containing protein, whose translation MAFHADNVNFILGLKLKTFRHEKGFSLKDLAEETGLSVSYLSEIEKGKKYPKPEKILHLATALGVQFDELVSMKVDEALDPLKSILDSPFIQSFPFHLFGVQPKELLHLIVDAPEKIRALVHTFLEISHVYDVRVEHFLFAALRSYQQMNGNYFEDLETAAMEFRKAQGWQDQPSVSLTDLEKTLVSTYGYKLDDQKLESIPELRDFRSIWVPGKTPRLLINSRLLPSQKAFIFGREIGYAHLGLEERAATSSWLRVESFEQVLNNFKASYFAGALMMHRDILEQDLNLYFQRDRWSNDALSLMLRRYTVTPEMFFYRLTEVLPKLFGFNDLFFVRFNTNRSDPKKYRLTKVFNMSSVPIPHEAMNEHYCHRWPAIRLLKQMMKSAKPDSADHFEICVERLKFLDDGKEYFNITLARPLALADRDFSSVSICILMNDAFRRKVNFWNDPNIPEVVVNLTCERCNLSSDECQDRVAPPVLYMKTKQQESRERALDQLIREMKGK comes from the coding sequence ATGGCCTTCCATGCCGATAATGTTAATTTTATCTTAGGGCTCAAACTCAAAACGTTTCGCCACGAAAAAGGCTTTTCACTCAAAGACTTAGCTGAAGAAACTGGACTTTCCGTTTCGTACCTGAGCGAGATTGAAAAGGGGAAAAAATACCCCAAGCCCGAAAAAATTCTTCATCTGGCGACTGCCCTTGGCGTTCAGTTTGACGAACTGGTCTCCATGAAAGTGGACGAAGCCCTCGATCCACTCAAATCCATTCTGGATTCACCCTTTATCCAAAGCTTCCCTTTTCACCTGTTTGGTGTTCAGCCCAAGGAACTCCTCCATCTGATTGTGGACGCCCCTGAGAAAATCCGGGCGCTGGTCCATACGTTTCTTGAGATCAGCCACGTCTATGACGTGCGGGTCGAGCATTTCCTGTTTGCCGCCCTGCGCTCATATCAACAAATGAATGGGAATTATTTCGAAGACCTTGAAACCGCCGCCATGGAATTTCGCAAAGCCCAGGGGTGGCAGGATCAGCCAAGTGTTTCACTCACTGACCTGGAGAAAACCCTGGTCAGCACCTATGGCTATAAACTGGACGACCAGAAACTGGAGTCCATTCCCGAATTGCGCGATTTTCGCTCAATCTGGGTGCCAGGGAAAACACCCCGGCTCCTGATCAATAGTCGGCTGCTGCCGTCTCAAAAGGCATTCATTTTTGGCCGGGAAATTGGCTATGCCCATTTAGGGCTCGAAGAACGCGCCGCCACGTCGTCCTGGCTGCGCGTCGAATCGTTTGAGCAGGTTCTCAACAATTTCAAGGCTTCGTATTTTGCCGGAGCACTGATGATGCACCGCGATATTCTGGAACAGGATCTGAACCTGTATTTTCAACGCGACCGGTGGAGCAATGATGCCTTGTCGCTGATGTTGCGCCGCTATACCGTCACGCCGGAAATGTTTTTCTACCGGTTGACGGAGGTACTCCCGAAACTCTTTGGATTCAATGATTTGTTCTTTGTGCGGTTTAACACGAACCGCTCAGATCCAAAAAAATACCGGCTCACCAAAGTGTTTAATATGTCATCGGTGCCGATTCCGCACGAGGCCATGAACGAACATTACTGCCATCGCTGGCCGGCCATTCGGTTGCTCAAACAAATGATGAAATCTGCCAAACCGGATTCAGCCGATCATTTTGAAATTTGCGTGGAACGGCTGAAATTTCTCGATGATGGAAAAGAATATTTCAACATCACACTCGCTCGCCCGCTGGCGCTGGCCGACCGGGATTTTTCGAGTGTCTCGATTTGCATCCTGATGAATGATGCCTTTCGCCGCAAAGTCAACTTCTGGAACGATCCCAACATTCCCGAGGTGGTGGTG